AATAAGAGCGCCGCCAATACGACTACATTTAATACAGAAACGAGTATACCAGCTTGTAAGATCATTGTACGACGATTTTTTTCTCGCAAGAAAATACTAACCGATAATGAACTTAACAATACGTAAATCCCTACACTATAATTTAACGTACTCGTTACTCCTTCATTAAACATAATACTTCCGCATACAGAAAAAATCATACTCGTTAAAAAGACAAATCGATCACCAATCATTAGTTTTACAAGTAATGTTCCCATCGCAACTGGGACAACATATGCAATCCCTGCGTATTCAAGTTTTTGAAACAAACTAATGATTTTCATTAAGACGATTGTGATAGACAAAATTGTAATATACGCTAAAACATACGGTCTATCTTCTCTTTTTCTCTTTAAAAACAATTCAAATTGTTTATGCATAAAGTATAGTAACACACTAATGAGTACCGCTAATCCAACATAAGGTTGAAAGCCATTCCCTTTTTCTAACAAACCAACTAATTTCAACTGATTATACACATCACTTGAAATTGTTTCACCTTCTCTAACAAGAACTTGTCCTTGAAGAATATAAACAGGTGGAACTAAATCTTCCTCTGCTTTTCTCTTCTCTTTCGTTAAGATCGGGTCATAAAAATAGTTCGCTGAAATTGCATATCTTCCTAGCGCCTTAATTGACTCTTTTAAACCATTATCAACATTAACACTATTCATCTCACTTACATATCGTTCTTTCGCATCTTTCAATTCGTCCATTTTAATATGCTCAGTCATGATACTATTAATCGCTGTGACCGCAGCATCTTTCGCTAATACTAATTGGCCCGAATCTGCATTAATCAAATTTAGTAAGTTTGAATCAGATAATTCTTTCGTTAAGTCAGCAGGTAGTTTCTTTTTTAACTTATCCACTTTCTCAGCATCAGTAATCTTTTTTTGATCATCCGGTCCAACAGCTTTAATCTCTTGCACCACTTCATCCACTTTAGCGAAGACGTCATTCACAATATCAACTTTATTTTGTTTATACTCACTTTTATATGTATATTGATCTTCAACTTTTGTAGCGGCTTCTTTTTCTTTTTATCCGTTGTAACTTTATCTTCAATTTTTATAGGAGAATGGATTGTCTTTTTCGCAATAGAATACATGTTAACATCTAATTGCTCTGGTTTTACATTATTCATAAGCGCAAAAAACAGCACTGCTCCTAATACAACGTAAGAAATCCAACTTAGTTTTTTCGAATGTTGTAAATTACGAAACCACTTAGAAATTTCTTGAGATCTTGACATGATTTCAATACTTCTCCTCTCCAGAAATAAAGTGAAACTATTTATAGCTTTCATTTCTTCTACCCAACGATACTTTGAGGCAACATTTTATACACCAGTACCTATAGTTTATTTTCCTTATCTTTCATGATAGTAAAAAATATGACGTTCGCCAACCTTATCATACAAAAAGAAATGATCCTGACAAATAGGATCATTCCATTTTATCATATGCCTCAATAATACGTTGCACCAATGGATGTCTCACAACGTCTGTTTGTTCTAATGTAATAAATGACAGACCTGATACACCAGATAAAATATTAGAGGCTATAGATAGCCCTGATTTTACCCCTTTTGGCAAGTCTACTTGTGAAGGATCCCCTGTAATAACCATTTTAGAACTAAAACCTAATCTCGTTAAAAACATTTTTATTTGAGCACCCGTTGTATTTTGAGCCTCATCTAAAATAACAAATGAATCATCAAGCGTACGTCCCCTCATATAAGCAAGTGGCGCGATTTCAATTACTCCTCGCTCCATCATACGCTGCGTATATTCTTGTCCAAGAATATCATGTAAGGCATCATATAATGGACGTAAGTATGGATCAACCTTCTCTTTCAGATCCCCTGGTAAAAAACCTAAGTTTTCTCCAGCTTCTACAGCAGGTCTTGTTAAAATAATTTTCTTTACATATCCTTGTTTTAAAGCCCTCACAGCCATTACTACAGCTAAGTATGTTTTTCCAGTTCCTGCTGGCCCTATTCCAAAGACAATATCATTCTTCTTCATCGCATGAATATATCGTCTTTGCCCCATTGTTTTTACACGAATGGATTTACCTTTTGCAGTCTTGAAGATTTCTTCTTCATATAACTCTTCAAATTGAGCAATTTTCCCTTGTTGTGCGAGCTGAATTGCATACGCAACATCTCTCTCCGAAATTGATATACTTTTACGAATTACAACAAGTAATTGCTGTAAGATTTTTTCTACGAGTGTTACCGTTTCAACTGCCCCAGATACATGAACAGTTTCTCCTCTAGTTACGATCGATACATTGAGTTCTCGTTCAATTACTTTTAAATGCGCATCATTGACTCCAAAAAGAGCGATTGCTTCGTTAGTATTTTCCAATTGTTGGTTCATTTCTACTAATTGTTCTGCCATTACTCAGTCTCCTTGAATATCGGATTCAGATATTGGTTGTGGCTCTGCAATATTTTCAACTACAGTATAATGCAATGTGACCTTTAGTTGATCCGCCTCAACCTCTTTACTCAAAATCTTATCACTTACAATCATAGCATGTTCATCCAATTTTTTCTTTAGTTCTTTTTCGGCCATCTCTTTCGCTACTTTTAACGCTTGCTTTTCTGTATATTCTCGATTCGCTTCTTCCTCTTCTCTCACAACATCTTTTTCATATGCAATCGGCAGTGTAAAACCAAATAATTTCACATCGTGCTTTACACTTTCAGTACGAGAGCGTTTATACTTATCATGTTGAAATCCCCATATTTTTATTTTCGTATCCCCAAATTTAAGAAAATGTTTATTGTATACATTACCAGTATACACTTGAAATTGCGTCTTTAACGGGACATTCACTTTAGAGGTATACCACGTTTCGCCATACACAATACCTTTCGCTGAAACAATTGTCGGGCTTTCCTCATTACCATATATTCCAGATACGAGAATCTGCCCTTTTTCCACATGATCATTTTTCAGTACAACCGGTTTTCCAACTTCTACAAACGTTTTTGTAATAATCGCTTCTTTTTTTGCTACTAAATTTTGTGGCCTTTGTTCCTTTTCTTTTTTCGGTTCGTTTTTTTCAACAATTTTAAAATGATACGTCGTTCCTCTTACTTCTAGTCCCGCCCAAGTAATGGCATTAATATTATCTGTCAAATGGCGTTGTACATCCTCTACATTCGGCATTTGAAACTGTAGTTTCCCTTTTTTAATACCCATTTTATCCAATTCTTTCATTAATATATATTCTGTTTCAGGTTTTGCTCCTGTAATTTCAATTTTCCAAACCATATTTGACATTGCAATCACACCAAAAAAGAAAATTAAAAACCCAATTAAAAATCCACTATTTTTAATTAAACGCTTATTCCAAAAAGGAAAACCATAACGTCCAATAAAATATAATTTACATTCATTTTTTCTATAAATTGGTTTTATTTTTTTCACATCGCGTAACAATATACAAAAAACTAACGTTTCATCAGCTATCTTCTTAACATCCCAAACTAATAAATTCCTCCGTACACATTCATTAACAAACCGTTCTGCCCCTCTACCTTCAATTCGCACTTTTACATACCCAAGCCACTTTATAAACCATTTATTTTTCATTTACCACCTTCACTACCTTTCTAAAAGTAGGTATACGACTTTTTATTTGAAGCATTAAAATAGCTCGTACTAAAATGAAACAGAGTAAAACTGTAATCAGTCTCTATCAACGGAACTTTTACAGGATAAAGAAGAAAAACTTCACAAATGGAAGTTTCACTTCAATCACCTTTTTTTTCATTTTCTAAAAATGTTACTTGCTCAATTATACCTTCGAGTAAAAGCTCTTCTGGAAGAATCGTTTTAATAACAAAGGATTGTCCTTTAATTAATAATTGACCATGTTTTAAAAGTAATCGTACTTCTTTATCTGAAAACACTAATAACCCCCGATGATTTTCTATATAAATATGTATTTGCCCAACAAGAGTAATCCGAGGCAGATCCATTAATACATCCACTGGTAGATCTACTTGTTTTGTTAACCAATTTTTCATTTGTTCTAATTTCTTCATCTCGAAAGACCCCCTCCTCATCCCATATATATATGTATTTCTTCACAAGTGCCTATCGTGTTATAACGACTTCACTAACATAACTATATTCTGTAAGAGTTCATATCATGTTAATTAAAACAGTCGCTATATGAAATCATATTTGTCAGGACAATGATGGATCAGAGGATATTACCTTTAATAATAGAAGTATTAATACAAGAATATGCGCCCCTACAGGATATCAGTACAAGTTACATTAAGAAATTGAGCCTAGCGAGAAGTTGGAAACTTGAAAAAACCTGTTACAATTCGTTCTGGACGTGACATACTGACCATAGAATAAGTAGTTGTCATTTATTGGACAAATGAGATAAAGTGAAACTTTAATCAACCCTCACCAATCGGGTTGCCTGTTAATGCGGGATAAAATTCAAAAAAGAAAATTTCCCCGCTCTGAATGTTACGTTGTAAGTAAGAATATTTTATAGATGGTTGTTATATGAATTTCAAAAAATATTAGGGTTCATTAAAAGATGAATTAATAAATGAGGAAATACGAAAGTAAATTGGCTTTGGTCAAGAAATTTTGAATGCTATAAAACAAGTTATCGACAGTCATATCCGGCCATTTTATGCAACTGATGCAAAATCTAATATAGTTAGAATCTCTTTTGTTACCTTCGAGGATTATGCTGAAGAGCACGCTATAAAACTTCAATCTGAGTTTCAGAAGGCTCGGTACTTAGCTTTTATTTGCGAAAGAAGTTTTAGTCAAGGAAGTAAGAACAGGTGTAGAATCAGAATTATACAAGGAAATAATAAATTGAAACTTTAACTAGAGGGGTTTCTATCACTTACAGAAACGCTTTTTAAGCAATATAGCGTTTCTCCTTAATAAGAACAATAAAAAAACGTCTCATACGAAATGAGACGTTTTTTTATGCTAATAGCTGGATAACCAGCTTATTCACAAGTGATCCGTCTGTTTTACCTTTTACTTTCGGCATAACAGCAGTCATCACCTTACCCATATCTGCTTTAGAAGTCGCACCAACTTCAGAAATAACTTGCTTGATTACATCAACTAGTTCTTCTTCAGTTAATTGCTCTGGCAAATATGCGCTTAAAATCTGAATTTCACTTTGCAGTTTATTAACAAGGTCTTCACGACCAGCTTTTTTAAATTCAAGGAGGGAGTCCTTATACTGTTTTACTTCACGAGCTAAAACTGTTATTTCCTCTTCTTCAGTAAGAGTATGTTGCAGTTTAATACCTTCATTTTGTAAAGCAGCCTTAACCATACGAATAACGGTTAATTTTTCTTTTTGTTTATTCTTCATCGCTTGTTTCATATCATCGTTTAAACGACCGAGAAGACTCATAACTTACACCCTCTCTTAGAATTTACGCTTTCTTGCCGCTTCAGATTTCTTCTTACGTTTTACACTTGGTTTTTCATAAAACTCGCGCTTTCTTGCTTCAGCAAGTGTACCAGTTTTAGAAACCGATCTTTTAAAACGGCGAAGTGCATCCTCCAAAGACTCGTTTTTACGAACGACTGTTTTTGACATTCTCTTTCCCTCCCTCCGAAACATCACACTTACATACTAACTTCAGCATGCAAAAAGAAACACTTCTTCAGCATGTCTTTTACGATTATAATACATTTTATCACTTCAGGTCAACTATTTGGCAGAATAAAAGAAGAATAGAAGCATTTCCTTTTCAAAAGTTATGGCAAATAGCTAGTATCCTTCACTGATGAAGACAACTATATTTTTATCATTTCATCTTTTTTCATACAGGGATGCATGAAACGCCTCCACGCCCTCTAGTACTTAACCGATTCAAATAAAGAAAGCATGCAAACCGTTTCCGGTTGCACGCTCTTTTTATGCACTAGCTGATTCTTTTTTTACATCATCTTCAAGAACACGAACAAATTGCGCTTCGTTATATGGATAACCAGCTTTCGTAATTTTCACTTTCACTAGCTTACCAATTAATTCTTCTGATCCTTCAAATACAATTTTCAAGTAGTTATCTGTATAACCTACATATAACCCTTCACGGTCGCCCTCTTTAAATTGCTCTTCCGGAATGATTTCAAGCACTTCACCTTCAAACCCTGATGCGTACTCTTTCGCTAATTGATTAGATAGCTCAATTAAACGATGAACACGATCGTTCTTCACATCTTCAGGAACTTGATCTTCCATGCGTGCTGCAGGTGTTCCTGTACGTTTTGAGTAAGGGAACACATGTAACTCAGAGAAGCGGTTCTCTTTAATGAAATTGTATGTTTCCATGAATTCTTCTTCTGTTTCACCTGGGAAACCAACGATTACATCAGATGTAATCGCAAGGCCTGGTAACGCTTCTTTCAAACGATCTAAACGCTCTTGGAAGAACTCCATCGTATATTTACGACGCATACGTTTTAATACAGTATTAGAACCAGATTGCAACGGAATATGCAAGTGGCGTACAACTACTTCAGATTTATCTAACACTTCAATTACTTCATCTGAAATTTGACTCGCTTCAATAGAAGAAATACGAAGACGTTTTAATCCGCCTACTTCCGCTTCCATATCACGAAGTAATCCAGCTAAGTTATAATCTTTTATGTCTTCGCCGTATCCACCTGTATGAATACCCGTTAATACGATTTCTTTATAGCCTGCATCCACTAATTGTTGTGCTTGTTTAATAACTTCTTTTCCATCACGAGAACGCATTAAACCACGCGCCCAAGGAATGATACAGAATGTACAGAAGTTATTGCAACCCTCTTGTATTTTTAAAGACGCACGTGTACGATCCGTGAAATAAGGTACATCAAGTTCTTCATACACGCGTGTTTTCATAATATTGCGGACAGCATTAATTGGTTGACGCTCTTTACGAAATTCTTCGATGTAACCTAACATCTTTTCACGATCCTGTGTACCAACTACAATATCCACACCTGGGATTGCCATAATTTCCGCTGGAGATGTTTGTGCGTAACATCCCGTTACACAAATAACTGCATCTGGATTTTGACGCACAGCACGTCTAATTACTTGACGACTTTTTTTGTCCCCAGTATTCGTTACTGTACATGTGTTAATAACATATACATCAGCTTTCTTTTCATATTCTGTTCTTTCATAACCACCTTGTTTAAACAATTGCCAAATGGCTTCTGTTTCATAGTGGTTTACTTTACAACCTAACGTATGGAACGCAACAGTTGACATTGATCATCACCCCATCAATTCAAAATGATACGAAGCAGCACTTAACGCGTATAATGGCGCCGTTTCTGTTCTTAAAATTCTTGGTCCTAAACTACATGGTACAAATTTATGTTCACGAAGCGCTGTAATCTCTTCCTCAGCTAAACCGCCTTCTGGGCCAAATACAATCAATAGCTTTTGACCTGGTTTCATTGTCGTTAAAGCTTTCGCAAAATTAGATTTCTCGCCTTGTTTTGCTTCCTCTTCGTAAGCAACAAGACAAACATCATACTCACCACTCATTGAAAGCAATTGCTTAAATGATGCCGGAGCATGTACTTCTGGAATTTCACTTCTATGTGATTGTTCCGCAGCTTCTTTCACAATTTTTCTTAAACGCTCAACTTTTTTATCAGCTTTTTTCGCATCCCATTTTACGATAGAGCGAGATGCTTGAAATGGTAAGAATGCAGCTGCCCCAAGCTCAGTTCCTTTTTGAAAAATTAACTCTAGCTTGTCTCCTTTTGGCAGTCCACTTGCAATCGTCACGAAAACAGGAAGTTCACTTGACGCCTCTACCCATTCTACAATAGTCGTATTAATAAATTCACTGGTAATTTCATCAATTGAACATACTGCTGTTTTTCCGTTTACACAGCAATAAATATGATCTCCAGCTGACATACGCATCACTCTTGCGATATGATGTACGTCATCACCTACAATGCGAATACTTGTCTCATTTACATATTTCTCTTCTACAAAATAACGTTGCATATAATCACCTTAGTAGAGTTTCGTTCCTTTCGTAAGTCAACACTTACGAAAAGAACGAAACGTTATCATTTTTCATATAACAAACGGCAAGTCCCTCACCTTATAGTGAGAGACTCCCCTTTTCATTATAGACTAAAATCTATATTACGCATTTCGTGCAATAATTGCTACCCAATCTTCCATTCGTAACACTTCTTCAATTGTAAATCCAGCTTTTTCTAGCGCCTCAGAAATTACTTTTTCCTTCGTAGCAATAATGCCCGATGTAATAAATAATCCACCTGATTTCACAACTCTTGCTGCATCTTCAGGGAATAATAGAATGATTTCTGCTAATAAGTTAGCTACGATTAAATCAACAGGACCTTCAATACCTTCTAAAAGACTATTTTGTCCAACAGACACGATATCATCTGTTTTATTTAAACGTACATTCATTTCTGCACTTTCAACCGCAACCGGATCTAAATCATATGCTTGAACAGAAGACGCACCTAATTTTGCCGCTGCAATACTAAGTACACCAGAACCTGTTCCTACATCAATAATAGTGTCACCTGGCTGTACTGTTTTTTCTAAAGCACGTATACACATCGTTGTTGTTGGATGAGTTCCTGTACCAAACGCCATACCCGGGTCTAATTCAATGATTTTTTCATCAGGAGAAGATGGTGTATATTCTTCCCAAGTCGGTACGATTGTGAATGTATCAGAAATTTGTACTGGATGGTAATATTTTTTCCAAGCAGTAGCCCAATCTTCTTCATTGACTTCGTTAACGGTAATATTTCCAGTACCAATTTCGATGTCGTAAGATGGAAGCACATCAATAGATGATTTTACACCTGCAATCGTTTCATGTAAAGAATCGGTTTGCGGGAAATATGCTTTTATTAATACACCTTCCGCTGGATATTCATCGGGATTCAATGCATAAATTTCACCATATTGTTGCTCGCGCTCTTTCGTTAACTCCGCTGGGTCCTCAATCGCAACTCCGCTAGCACCAGCTTCGTGTAAAATATGAGAGACAGCTTCTACTGCTTCTTCTGTTGTATGAATACTAATTTCTGACCATTTCACAATTTACCAACTCCATTTTTTATTTCCATTATTCCCCTTTGAAAGCACGTTTAAGCTTTCCGAATAAACTATCATCCTGCTCTTCTTGTCCTGCAAATTCACGTAATAAATCTTTTTGCTGTGAAGTCAATTTCGTTGGTACAACAACACGAACGACTACATATTGATCTCCTTGGCCGTATCCACGTACGTTCGGAGCACCTTTTCCTTTTAAGCGGAATTCAGTTCCAGTTTGTGTTCCTGCTGGAATTTTCAGCTTCACTTTACCATGAACAGTAGGAACTTCCACTTCATCACCAAGCGCCATTTGCGCAAATGTTAATGGCATTTCGCAAATAATGTGATCTCCTTCACGCTCGAAGAATTCATGATTTCTTACATGAACGACAACATATAAGTCTCCTGCTGGTCCGCCATTTACGCCGGCTTCACCTTTTCCAGACACACGAATTTGTTGACCATTATCAATACCCGCTGGAATTTTAACATTAATTTTTTTACGTTTACGAACTTTACCTGAACCGTGACATGTCGTACATTTTTCTTTAATAATTTGTCCAGTTCCTGAACAATGACCACAAGCTTGACGGTTTACGATACGACCAAATGGTGTGTTTTGTTCAACACTCACTTGACCAGAACCTGAACAATGTTTACATGTTTCTTTTGAAGTTCCTGGTTTTGCTCCACTACCTTTACAAGTATCACATGGATCTTCTACTGGAATTTCCACATTTAATTCCTTACCAAAAATAGCTTCTTCAAAATCTAAAGTGACTTGATATTGTAAGTCAGCACCTTGGCGCGGAGCATTTGGATCACGACGTCTGCCGCCGCCACCGCCAAAGAAAGAACTAAATATATCTTCAAAACCGAAGCCACCGCCGAAGTCTCCTCCGCCGCCAAATCCACCGAATCCTTGATTTGCACCAGCATGACCAAATTGATCGTACTGCGCACGCTTTTGATCATCACTTAACACTTCGTATGCTTCTTGTACTTCTTTAAACTTTTCAATTGCATTTTCTTCTTTACTTACGTCTGGATGGTATTTTTTAGCCAAACGACGATACGCTTTTTTAATTTCATCTGTTGCAGCGCCCTTGCTAAGTCCAAGGACCTCATAATAGTCTCGTTTACTCATAAATTTACAACCCCCGAATCTTTCACATAAACGTAATTTTAACACCGAAAGAAAGTGCTTTGCAACAAAGTTTCCTCACTTACAGTATGCAAAGCGAAAAACTTAAGATCCTCACACATCGCTTC
This genomic interval from Bacillus thuringiensis contains the following:
- a CDS encoding PhoH family protein; amino-acid sequence: MAEQLVEMNQQLENTNEAIALFGVNDAHLKVIERELNVSIVTRGETVHVSGAVETVTLVEKILQQLLVVIRKSISISERDVAYAIQLAQQGKIAQFEELYEEEIFKTAKGKSIRVKTMGQRRYIHAMKKNDIVFGIGPAGTGKTYLAVVMAVRALKQGYVKKIILTRPAVEAGENLGFLPGDLKEKVDPYLRPLYDALHDILGQEYTQRMMERGVIEIAPLAYMRGRTLDDSFVILDEAQNTTGAQIKMFLTRLGFSSKMVITGDPSQVDLPKGVKSGLSIASNILSGVSGLSFITLEQTDVVRHPLVQRIIEAYDKME
- the yqfD gene encoding sporulation protein YqfD is translated as MKNKWFIKWLGYVKVRIEGRGAERFVNECVRRNLLVWDVKKIADETLVFCILLRDVKKIKPIYRKNECKLYFIGRYGFPFWNKRLIKNSGFLIGFLIFFFGVIAMSNMVWKIEITGAKPETEYILMKELDKMGIKKGKLQFQMPNVEDVQRHLTDNINAITWAGLEVRGTTYHFKIVEKNEPKKEKEQRPQNLVAKKEAIITKTFVEVGKPVVLKNDHVEKGQILVSGIYGNEESPTIVSAKGIVYGETWYTSKVNVPLKTQFQVYTGNVYNKHFLKFGDTKIKIWGFQHDKYKRSRTESVKHDVKLFGFTLPIAYEKDVVREEEEANREYTEKQALKVAKEMAEKELKKKLDEHAMIVSDKILSKEVEADQLKVTLHYTVVENIAEPQPISESDIQGD
- the yqfC gene encoding sporulation protein YqfC codes for the protein MKKLEQMKNWLTKQVDLPVDVLMDLPRITLVGQIHIYIENHRGLLVFSDKEVRLLLKHGQLLIKGQSFVIKTILPEELLLEGIIEQVTFLENEKKGD
- a CDS encoding GatB/YqeY domain-containing protein encodes the protein MSLLGRLNDDMKQAMKNKQKEKLTVIRMVKAALQNEGIKLQHTLTEEEEITVLAREVKQYKDSLLEFKKAGREDLVNKLQSEIQILSAYLPEQLTEEELVDVIKQVISEVGATSKADMGKVMTAVMPKVKGKTDGSLVNKLVIQLLA
- the rpsU gene encoding 30S ribosomal protein S21, giving the protein MSKTVVRKNESLEDALRRFKRSVSKTGTLAEARKREFYEKPSVKRKKKSEAARKRKF
- the mtaB gene encoding tRNA (N(6)-L-threonylcarbamoyladenosine(37)-C(2))-methylthiotransferase MtaB; this encodes MSTVAFHTLGCKVNHYETEAIWQLFKQGGYERTEYEKKADVYVINTCTVTNTGDKKSRQVIRRAVRQNPDAVICVTGCYAQTSPAEIMAIPGVDIVVGTQDREKMLGYIEEFRKERQPINAVRNIMKTRVYEELDVPYFTDRTRASLKIQEGCNNFCTFCIIPWARGLMRSRDGKEVIKQAQQLVDAGYKEIVLTGIHTGGYGEDIKDYNLAGLLRDMEAEVGGLKRLRISSIEASQISDEVIEVLDKSEVVVRHLHIPLQSGSNTVLKRMRRKYTMEFFQERLDRLKEALPGLAITSDVIVGFPGETEEEFMETYNFIKENRFSELHVFPYSKRTGTPAARMEDQVPEDVKNDRVHRLIELSNQLAKEYASGFEGEVLEIIPEEQFKEGDREGLYVGYTDNYLKIVFEGSEELIGKLVKVKITKAGYPYNEAQFVRVLEDDVKKESASA
- a CDS encoding 16S rRNA (uracil(1498)-N(3))-methyltransferase, with product MQRYFVEEKYVNETSIRIVGDDVHHIARVMRMSAGDHIYCCVNGKTAVCSIDEITSEFINTTIVEWVEASSELPVFVTIASGLPKGDKLELIFQKGTELGAAAFLPFQASRSIVKWDAKKADKKVERLRKIVKEAAEQSHRSEIPEVHAPASFKQLLSMSGEYDVCLVAYEEEAKQGEKSNFAKALTTMKPGQKLLIVFGPEGGLAEEEITALREHKFVPCSLGPRILRTETAPLYALSAASYHFELMG
- the prmA gene encoding 50S ribosomal protein L11 methyltransferase; translated protein: MKWSEISIHTTEEAVEAVSHILHEAGASGVAIEDPAELTKEREQQYGEIYALNPDEYPAEGVLIKAYFPQTDSLHETIAGVKSSIDVLPSYDIEIGTGNITVNEVNEEDWATAWKKYYHPVQISDTFTIVPTWEEYTPSSPDEKIIELDPGMAFGTGTHPTTTMCIRALEKTVQPGDTIIDVGTGSGVLSIAAAKLGASSVQAYDLDPVAVESAEMNVRLNKTDDIVSVGQNSLLEGIEGPVDLIVANLLAEIILLFPEDAARVVKSGGLFITSGIIATKEKVISEALEKAGFTIEEVLRMEDWVAIIARNA
- the dnaJ gene encoding chaperone protein DnaJ, producing the protein MSKRDYYEVLGLSKGAATDEIKKAYRRLAKKYHPDVSKEENAIEKFKEVQEAYEVLSDDQKRAQYDQFGHAGANQGFGGFGGGGDFGGGFGFEDIFSSFFGGGGGRRRDPNAPRQGADLQYQVTLDFEEAIFGKELNVEIPVEDPCDTCKGSGAKPGTSKETCKHCSGSGQVSVEQNTPFGRIVNRQACGHCSGTGQIIKEKCTTCHGSGKVRKRKKINVKIPAGIDNGQQIRVSGKGEAGVNGGPAGDLYVVVHVRNHEFFEREGDHIICEMPLTFAQMALGDEVEVPTVHGKVKLKIPAGTQTGTEFRLKGKGAPNVRGYGQGDQYVVVRVVVPTKLTSQQKDLLREFAGQEEQDDSLFGKLKRAFKGE